The segment GTACGGGTTTATAAATCAGATGGAGACCAGTCCTATGTTTTTCTTGGTGAAGATCAGATTAGGCATACCCCCAAAGACGAAAAAATCCATTTGTATGTGGGTGATGCATTTGACGTGGTTGGAGAACGGAAACAGATGAGTCGCAAACAATTAAGCGACAGGGCGCGGGAAGAAACGTGGCAAATCACACTCCGTAATCATAAAAATGAGGATATAGAAGTCCTTGTCACAGAATATCTGAGAGGTGACTGGGAAATTCGTGAATCTTCCCTTGAATATCATAAAAAAGATGCCAATACTATTGAGTATTTAGTACCATTGAATAAGAATTCTGAAAAGACTATTCAATATACGGTATTGTATCGCTGGTAATTTACTATCAAAGAGTGCTAGAAATTATATCCTAAACTTCCGATCAACGTCGTATCATCTTTCCTGTTTCTTTCCTGGGGGAAATTATCATACTGGCTGAGGATTTCTAAACTGATTGCTATCGATTTCCTCAGGTTGTGTCTTACTCCTATACCGGAATCTAAACGCCATTCTTTTTGATTATCTATCCTTTGGATATATTCTTGCCTGGCGTAAAATTTTGTATCACGCAATAAGATACAATCTAAAAAATGGCCGAGCCTTATACCTTTCGAATCTTCCCGTATGCCACCATGGTATCTTTCCAGGGTATAAGAAGGACCTCCCTCTGCTTTATATTGCAATCTTTCTGAATCATAAAAACGATACCCTACACCCGGTGAAGAAATAGAGCGGTAATTTAAATTTTCAAGCTCATCATGTTCAAGATATTGGTTAAAAAACGAATATAATTTCAGGGTATGTTTGAATTCGTACTTGCCTGAAGCCCTTTGCTCATTAATGGTTTCTAATCTTTTCCCGGTAGTCCTCTTTCTTGTCTCATAAATAGCAATTGCATTGAAATATATATTATCCCTGCTTCGTTCGTTAGCATATCTGCCTTTTGTGTGGAGGGTCGTTGACTTTGTATTTCCGTCCTTGATATTTATGCCAGCATCAATATTTCCCTTCCATGTTTTTCGATCAGAGGTAACTTCCTGTTTAACTGACGGTGATTTTTCTTTTGAAATATTTTGTTCATTACCATGAATTATCTTGGGTCGATCTGGTTCTTTTCCGGCTGCTAAATGGGTTTCACTATC is part of the Candidatus Jettenia sp. AMX2 genome and harbors:
- a CDS encoding DUF481 domain-containing protein: MFYQRRRLHTYWVILIAVLFFGTKASSDEIKMADGTYRKGEVLTITEDAISILQEDGNICSLNFSEISLISRNNEIIIVHPETERKRFIIMKIRKPGGISLKEIDIDTTDTLTFPASDSETHLAAGKEPDRPKIIHGNEQNISKEKSPSVKQEVTSDRKTWKGNIDAGINIKDGNTKSTTLHTKGRYANERSRDNIYFNAIAIYETRKRTTGKRLETINEQRASGKYEFKHTLKLYSFFNQYLEHDELENLNYRSISSPGVGYRFYDSERLQYKAEGGPSYTLERYHGGIREDSKGIRLGHFLDCILLRDTKFYARQEYIQRIDNQKEWRLDSGIGVRHNLRKSIAISLEILSQYDNFPQERNRKDDTTLIGSLGYNF